One Roseburia rectibacter DNA window includes the following coding sequences:
- a CDS encoding nucleoside triphosphate pyrophosphohydrolase family protein — translation MEEFAELQQQVSKQIWGYDDRIGLLEEMADAYIGLEFLKSIFNISEEDMQKAVDVKLERERRKQK, via the coding sequence ATGGAAGAATTTGCAGAGCTTCAACAGCAGGTCAGTAAGCAGATCTGGGGATATGATGATAGAATTGGACTTTTAGAAGAGATGGCAGATGCTTATATCGGTCTTGAATTTCTGAAGTCCATTTTTAACATCAGCGAGGAAGATATGCAAAAAGCAGTTGATGTGAAATTGGAGCGTGAGAGGAGGAAACAAAAATGA